The stretch of DNA GCAACCCGAACGACGACGAGCTGCGGGTGACCACGCGCATCGCAGGCAACTGGCGCGAGGCGTTGGTGGACGCGGACGGCGGCTGGTCTCCGAAGATGGCGTACCTCTCCACGGGGCAGCGGGTCATCGCCTACCGGGCGCCAGGAAGCGGCGCCCTCAAGCTCGCGGTGGAGCGATGAGCCAGGCGGGCCCGGGGCTGAGAAGAGGGCTCGTGGGCCTGCTGGCGGCAGGGGGGCTGCTGGGCTGCGGCGGCCCCAACTCGCTGTCGGGCAGCGTGGAGGAACTCTTTTCGCTGGAGGTCTCGCGCGTGGAAGTGCTGCGCAACGCCGAGGCACTCCAGGTCAGCTACTACCGGAACGCAGGGCAGGATGTGGACCTGGTGGTGCGCCTCACGCTGGCCACCGAGGGGCTGGACCTGCGGCCCGGCAAGAAGGTGAACCTGGCGGGCACCACGCCCTCTGGAATGGCCCGGACGACGGTGGTCCACCTGTCGGCAGGAGAGCCCGCCCGGCTCTTCGGGCCGGTGGACAAGGGAGACCTCTCCCTGGACGAGGGCGGCGGCATCGGTGAGTCCACGAGCGGCGACTTCTCCCTCTCCTTCCAGCGGGGAGACAGCTACGGCGCGGGCCGCAGCCTGGAGGGCCGTTTCTCCGCCGTGGCGCTGGATGCGGGCTTTGGTCCGGAGCCTCTTCCCCCGGAAGGCATCGTTCCCTCGCCGTGAGTCCAGGCGGGGCCGGGTAACCCAAGGGGGAGGGCTGACAGGCGGTGACTCAGGGAGTAGGGTAGGAGCCGGTGAAGGCAACCGGCCGCCCCTGCGAGGCTCCCATGGACACGGCATTTCCCGAGAAGCTCCCCCCTGGCACCATCATCGGTTCCTGGCAGGTCGTCAGCGGCGCGGGCCGGGGAGCGTACGGCGCCGTCTACCGCGCCGTGCTGGAGGGGCAGGAGGCGGCGGGGTGGGTGGCCCTCAAGGTGGCCCTGCGCTCCCGGGAGGAGCGCTTCGAGCGCGAAGCGGAGGTGCTGTCCCGGATTCTCCACCCGGGAGTTCCCCGCTTGCTCGCCCGGGGGGAATGGACGGGAGGCCGCTGGCGGGTACCTCATCCCTATCTCGTCATGGAGTGGGTGGAGGGGCTTCCCCTGTACCAATGGGCCTGGGAGTGCTCGCCCAGCTCGCGCCAGGTTCTCTGGCTGCTCGCGCAGTTGTGCCGTGCCCTTCAGGCAATCCACGCGGCCCAATGCCTGCACCGGGATGTGAAGGGCGCCAATGTCCTCGTGGGGGCCAATGGAAAGGCGTCCCTGGTGGATTTCGGCTCCGGAACGTACCCGGAGGCACCACCGCTCACGGAGGCTCCGCTCGCTCCGGGAACACGGCCCTACCGGAGTCCCCAGGCCCTGCGCCACGCAGCGGCCCACGCGTGGGATGGCGCGCGTTACCAAGCCGGGCCCGAGGACGATGTGTATGCCTTGGGGGTCACCGCCTACCGGATGGTGACTGGAGTCTATCCGTCACAGGAAGAAGACCCGGCGGTGGGGCAGGGCACACGCCAGGAGGCACAGCCTGTCCGGCAACCACCCCATTTGCGCGTTCGCTGGATCATCCCGGAACTCTCGGCGCTCATCGAGCGGATGCTGGCGGAGAGCCCCTCGGAGCGGGGCAGCGCACGCGAGCTGGCAGACGCGCTGGAGGCTGCGGCGGCCCGGGCGGGCCCTGAGGCGGACTGCTCTCTGGAGACCTCGGCAGGTTTTCGGCCCGTGGTGGCAGTGGTTCCGGAGCCCCTCGGCTGGCGGACTCCGCTCCGGGCTGGGCTGATCGGGGCTGTACTGGCATGCCTTGTGATTGGCCTGTCCACACAGCGCGTGTCCGAGCACTCCTGGCCGACGCCCCCAGAAGCGGAGCAACCGGATGCGGGAACGGTGGGCCTGGCCGATGCCTCCGTGCCCCCAGAAGCGTTGGCCGCAGCAGCGCGCGCCGAGGATGCCCCTCTGCCCGAGGAACTCGTGGCCTTGGAGATGCCCAAGCAGCCGTTCGCTGGACAGAAGCGGCCGCCGTGCAAACCTCACCGAGAGACAGAAATCCGGGGTGGATGCTGGGCGGCCCTCCTGAATGCTCAGTCTCCGTGTGAGGACGATGGATACGAGTGGGCCGGGAAATGTTTTCTGCCGGTAAAGGCCCGTCCTCGTCCCGACACGTCGAACTACCCATAGGTCTCTTCCTGTTGGACGTGGATCTACGGGATGATGCCGAAATTGGACCTTTGATGATTTGTCGGCTCGGTTGGCGGATGTCGAATGAGGAGAGCAGCCGTGTCCGGAGCCGCCTCAAGGCTTTGGTTCACCAGTATTACGCCAAGGGTTTCCCGGCCGAAGAGGACGACTACAGCCAACCTCTCCTGGTCTATCAGCGTACACCGGAGCACCAGCGGTGGCGCGCGTGCTGGGAAAAAGCCTTGGCCTGGAACGAGTGGCGAACCTTGCTCAAGGAACTGCCACGCGCATTTCCGGGGGATGGCGTAGGCGCCGGTACACAGCCGTTTGCTTCCGCCTGCCTCCGTTGCTTTGTTTATCGCAAGGAAGTTCAGCCTAGGGGAGAGATCTTCATTACTCGTATTGCCGCTGCCGTGAGCGTTCTTGCTCCGCTCTATGTCGTTTACGGTACGGCTCAGAAATATGGAGAAGAGGGGGGGAGCGAAGAACAGCGCCGGTATCGCCCCTCCCGCCCTGCGCTTTCCTTCGAATTCCCAGGCGCTCTGAAAGCTGAAGCTGATGCGCTCTCCCGTCTTGTCGAGCAAAGCCTGGGGTGCCGTCCATTTCCCCTGGCTTTGGCGCAAGTGCCTTTGCCTGGGATTCGAGTCGGATTCTTCAATGGGGAGCAGGCGCCGACGCTGCTCGATGCGCTCTTCTCTGACGATTTGGAGAACCTTCCGTAACGATGGAGGTTTCTGTTGGATGCAACCGTACGGAAGCCTACGGGGTGGCCACCACCTCGAACACCTCGGCCTCCGGAAGCGTCAGCACCTCGCCGCCGGCGTCCGCCAGGTGCTCGCGCGGGACATTGAGATAGCGCTCGAAGAAGCGCGCGGCGGGCTTCAGCGTGACGGACTGGCCCGTCGCCCGGTTGCGGAAGGCCGTGGCGGTGCCATCGGGACGGGCCACCTCCGCGAGGGACAGGTTGAGCTTGCCGAGGCTGGCGCCCGTCGCGGCCGCTGCCCCATCCGCGATGCAGGCGAACTGCACCTGTGGGGGGCTGTGGTGCAGGACCTCCAGATCGAAGCTGCCCGCCGGGAGCCCCAGGTGCTGAAGCGCGTACTGGCCCATGCGGTAGCCCGCGACGGCCCAGGGGCCCGCGCCCCCATGAACGGCGGCCACCCGGCTCAGCGCCTCCGGGCGGAGGGCGGGAGCGTGCGGGGAGCCTGCGCACCCCAGCGCAGAGAGGAGGACCAGGGCAGGAAGCAAGCGGGGCGAGGCAGACATGGACGGCTCCAGGACAGGAAGCGGGTGGCTTTCTGTACCTGGAAGTCCGGAGGTTGGCACGCGCCAGGCGCTTGTTTCAGGCGGCAACGGCCTCGGTGATGCTGAGGGCCGTCGGCGTGGAGATGATGCGCGACAGCCGGAGACCCGCCAGGGCGAAGAGCTTCCGGAAGTCCTCCTCGGTGCGCTCTCGGCCCGGGAGCGAGGCCATCATCATGACATCCAGCACCTTGCCCCCATGGGGCCCGTTACCCGGGGGAATGACGGTGTCGATGACCAGGACGCGCCCTCCGGGCTTCATGGCGCTCCGGCAGTTGCGCAGGATGTTGACGCACACCTCGTCGCCCCAGTCGTGGAGGATGCGCTTCAGGACATACACATCCGCGCCCGCGGGAACCGTCTGGAAGAAATCCCCCACGGCCTGCTCGCAGCGGTCCGAAAGTCCGGCGCTGGCGATCCGGGAGCCGCTCAGGACGTGGGCATGGTCGAAGAGCACTCCGCGGAGCGAGGGCGTGGCGCGGAGTGCCTCGATGAGGAACCCTCCGTGTCCACCGCCGACATCCACCACCCGCTGGAAGGGGCTGAAGTCATAGCTGTGCGCGATGGGGCCGTTCTCCAGATCCGAGAGGCTGGACATGCCCTGGTGGAAGGTGGCCGCCTCCGCCGCATCGCCCGCGAGGTAATCGAAGAAGGGCTTGCCGAAGATGCGATCGAACGGCGTCTGTCCTGTCCGCACTGTCTCCGCCAGCTCTCCCGCCGGAAGCCAGAAGACTTTCTGGGTGAGCATCAGCACCGCATCCCGCAGCGAGCCGGGGACCTGCGAGCGCAGCAGGTCGGCGGCGGGGGTCAGGCCAAAACGGCCTTCGGCGTCTTCGACGAACACGTTCACGCTCGCCAGCAGGCGGAGCAGCCGGAAGAGCGAGCGCGCATCGGCCCCCAGCTCTTTCGCGAGCACCTGGGGATGCTTGGGCCCCTCGGCCAGGCGGTCCGCGACGCCGAGCTGGGTGACCGCCGCGAGGGCGCCGGAGAGGATGAATCCAAAGCCGAGATCGACGAGGAGCTGGGCCGGGGGGGGAGGGGACGGGTTCATGGGCACGCTCTCCATGGGGTGACGGGGGGCGCACCGACAGTACTCATTTGTGGGTGCAACCGGAGGGGTATGCTCGCGCGCCATGAATTTCGTCTTCGTCTCCCCCCAGTTCCCGCCGCATTTCTATCTCTTCGTTCAGGCGCTACGGGAGCAAGGGTTCAAGGTGCTCGGCATTGGGGATGCCCCCTACGACAGCCTGCGTCCGGAGCTGCGTGACGCGCTGCAGGAGTATTTCTACACGCCCAACCTCACCGACACGGACGCGATGCTGCGCGCGGTGGGCTACTTCACCTGGAAGCACGGCCTCGTGCACCGCATCGAGTCGCTCAACGAGAGCTGGCTGGCGGTAGAGGCCACCCTGCGCGAGCACTTCAACGTTCCTGGCTTGCGTCCCCCGGACATTGCCCGCTTGCGCACCAAGTTTGGCATGGCCCAGGTCTTCCGCTCGGCGAACATCCCGCATCCGCTGTGCGAGCGCGCGGTGGATGGCCCGCAGGTGAAAGCCTTTGCCCAACGCGCGGGCTACCCCGTCGTCATCAAGCCGGACGTGGGCGTGGGCGCGGTGCGTACCTTCAAGTTGTCGTCGGACGCGGAGGTGGACGCCACGATCATCCAGCCGCTCGCGGACGCCGTGGTGCAGAACTTCGTGAGGGGGCAGATCTTCACCTACGACGGCTTCGTGGATCCCCAGGGCCGCGTGGTCTTCGCCATCAGCCACCAGTACCTCGACGGCATCATGGAGGTGGTCAACGAGGTGCGGGACTCGGCGTTCTGGACGCTGCGCGAGATGCCGCAGGAACTGGAGGCCATCGGGCGCAAGACGCTGGCGGCGCTGGGGCTGCGCGAGCGCTGGTTCCACCTGGAGTTCTTCCGGGGCGAGGATGGCCGCTTCCTGGTGCTGGAGGCGAACCTGCGGCCGCCCGGGGCCACGATGACGGACACCATGAACTACGCCTGCGACGTGGACGTGTACCGGCTCTGGGCGAGGATGCTCACCGGAGAGACGATGGACGGGGTGCGCATCGAGGCGCACTACCACGCGGGCCACATCACCCGCCGCCATGCCAACCGCCACTACCGCCTCTCACGCGAGGAGTTCATCTCCCGGCTCGGGGAGAACCTCATCCTCTTCGGGGAGACGCCGCCCGCCTACCGGGTCAACCTGGGGGATGAGATGTACCTGGTGCGCTACAAGAGCCTGGATCAACTGCGCGAGGCCATCTCCTGGGCGCATGCTCAGGTGGACTGACCCCAGCCGGTTGGGGCCGGGCGAATGAGGCCTCATAGTCCGGCGCCAGCGTGCCGAAGAGCCGGTCCCACACCACGGTGTAGAAGCCGTAGTGGTGCGCCAGGTCCAGGTGGTGCCGGGCGTGGAACGTGGTGGTGGCCACGGCCCGGGCGCCGGGCCAGCGCACCCAGCCGTCCGGGAAGGGCTCCACCCCGAGGTGGCCCAGCACGCCCCAGACAGTGTTGAAGACCAGGTAGAGCATCATGGCGAGCCAGGAGGCCTCGTATGCCACGCACAGGGCCAGCCACAGGGTGCCGAAGCCCAGCACTTCCAGGGGATTCATCACGAAGAGCGTGAGCGGCCGGGCCCGCGTGTAGCGGTGATGGGCCGCGTGCAGCCAGCCGTAGAGCCACCGCGAGTGGGCCGCGCGGTGCATCCAGTACATGGCCAGGTCCATCACCCCCACGAGCACCACCAGGTCCACGAGCACGCGCGGGCCCGTGTCGAGCCGGAAGCGGATCCACCCCTGCCGCCACAGCAGGAGGCCCGCGAAGGTGACGGCGCTGTTGAGCAGGACGCACACTCCCGCGAGCACGAGTTCCTGTGGCTGGAGGGCCAGCGCCTCGGGGGCCACGCGGCGGTGGGCGAAGCGCCGCACCAGCCCCTCGCCCAGCATGACGGCCAGGGCGAAGACGCCCACGTTCTGGAGGAGAAAGAGCCCCGCGGCGTACCCCAGCGGCACGGTGTGGAGTGCGTCGATGGCCCACTGCATGGCGAGGCTCCTTCTGCGTCAGGCTTGCCGATCAGCGCGTGTAGCGCACCGCGCCGGGCTGGTCTCCAGGCATGAAGAATACCTGGCCCGTGTAGAGCAGGACCGCAGGCCTCAAATAGGAGGAAGGGGGGGAGGGCTCCAACTGCCAGGCATTTTGGGAGGGCGAGTACAGCGCCGCCTGCCCACTGTTGTTCGTGACCAGCACTTCGTGGGTGGTGAGCAGCGTCGCGCTGGACGGCTGCGCGAAGGGAAGGGCGGGACCCGCGTACCAGCGCTGATTGTACGGGTCATAGATGTCCACGGCGGTCTGGGTGGAGTTGTCCTGACCGCTCAAGACCATCACGTGACCCGAACCGAGCCGGATCGCCTGGTGACGTTCCCGGGGGTGTGACAGCGTGCCCGCCGCCGTCCAGGTGCCGGTGGCGGGATCGTACAGTTCGGCGGAGGCGAGCGGCTGCCGGTCCGACGTGAGCCCCCCGGTGACCAGGACCTTGCCCGAGTAGAGCACCGTCGCGGTGTGGTTACTCCGGGCCGTCAGCATCTTCCCTGGCAGAAGGGTCCAGGTCTCCGTGACGGGGTCGAATTCCTCGGCGCTTGACAGGGCGGTGGCCTGCGGGATTTCCGAGTAATTGTATCCTCCGGTCGCGAGGGCCCGGCCCGAGGGGAGCAACGTGATGGCCGGATCCCTGCGGTAAACCTTGAACCCTTGCGTCAGGTAGGTCCACTGATCTGTTTCCGGGGCGTAGGTGCTCAGCCTTACCTCCCCACCCATCCGGCCTGGGGCCATCGAGATGGCCAGCACCTTGCCTGAGGGGAACTCGGTCAGCATGGGATTGCTGCACATTCCGGGAGGACACATGGGACTCGTGATTCGCCACGTGTCCGTGTAGGGATTGTAGCGCTGCACGAATCCCGCCCAGATGGTCATGGCCTCCCCCGTGCCGCTGAGCCGCAGGATCGCCTCGGCGGCATAGGGCATGGGGGCGGGGGACGTGGCGGACCACGTCCCGGCCTGGGCGTTGAGGGAAAGCAATCCTGCCAATGCCAGAACTGACCTGCTGAGCTGCATGACGAAAACCCCCATGAACCTGCAATGACTTGCAGGAGCGTGCCCGCGCTCAGAGGCCAAAGCAATCCCCCTCCAGGCCCAGTGACAGGCCGCGGACCTTGCCGCGGCCTGCCATCGGCGCGTGCGCTACTTGGGAACCGGGAAGCCGCGCTTGCGCATCAGCGCTTGGATGCCCGCGTCCTTGCCCCGGAAGACCCGGTAGGCCTCCGCCGGATCCACGGTGTTGCCGGCCGAGAAGACGTTCTTCCGCAGCCGCGCGGCCACGTCCGAATCATACGGCCCCTTGCCCTGCGTGAAGGCCTCGTACGCGTCGGCCGTGAGGGTGTCCGACCAGAGGTAGCTGTAGTAGCCGGCCGAGTACCCGTCGCCCGAGAAGATGTGGCCGAACTGGGGCGTGCGGTGCCGCATGACGATTTCCTCGGGCATGCCGAGCTTCTTCAGCGTGTCGCGCTCGAACGCGTCGGGATCGATCTTCTGGTCACCGGCCGTGTGCAGCTTCATGTCCACCAGCGCGCTCGACAGGTACTCCACCGTGGCGAAGCCCTGGTTGAAGGTGGAGGCCTTGTCGATCTTCGCTACCAGCTCGGGCGGGATGGGCTTGCCCGTCTGGTAGTGCAGCGCGTAGCGGTTGAGCACCTCGGGCGTGGACAGCCAGTGCTCCAGGAGCTGGGAGGGGAACTCCACGTAGTCGCGCGCCACGGACGTGCCGGACAGCGACGGGTAGGTGACGTTGGAGCTCAGCCCGTGCAGCGCGTGGCCAAACTCGTGGAACAGGGTGGAGGCGTCCTCCCAGCTGATGAGGACAGGCTCGCCGGGGTTGCCCTTCAGGAAGTTGGAGTTGTTCGAGACGATGGTGGTGATGTCGCCCTTGAACCGCTCCTGGTTGCGGTAGGCGTTCATCCACGCCCCCGAGCGCTTCCCGGCGCGGGCGTAGGGATCGAAGTACCAGAGCCCCACGTGCTTGCCGCTGGCCTTGTCCTTCACCTCCCAGACGCGCACGTCCGGGTGGTAGACGGGCACATCGCTCACGGGCGAGAAGGTGAAGCCAAACAGCTCCCCGGCCACCCAGAACATGCCCTCGCGCAGCTTCTCCAACTGGAGGTAGGGCTTCACCTCGTTCTCATCCAGGTCGTACTTCGCCTTGCGGACCTTCTCCGCGTAGAAGCGGTAGTCCCAGGGGGCGATCTTCAGCTTGGTGCCCTCTTTGTTGGCGATGGCCTGCATGTCGGCCACTTCCTCGCGGACGCGGGCGACGGCCGCGGGCCACACGGCCTCCATCAGGGCCGTGGCGCGCTCCGGCGTCTTGGCCATGGCGTTCTCGAGCCGCCAGTGCGCGTGCGTCGGGTACCCGAGCAGCTTGGCGCGCTCGGCGCGCAGCTGGAGGATCTCCGTGATGAGCGCGTTGTTGTCGCGCGCGTCCCCGTTGTCGCCGCGGTTGACGTAGTTGCGCCAGACCTTCTCGCGCAGGTCCCGGCGGGTCGAGTAGGTGAGGAACGGCTCCATGGAGGAGCGCGTGTTGGTGATGGCCCACTTGCCCTTCTGGCCCCGCGCCTCGGCGGCGGCGGCGGCGGCATCCCGGATGGAGCTGGACAGGCCCGCCAGGTCCGCCTCCGTCTCCAGGATGACGGCGTAGCCCTCCTCGTCGGCCAGCACGTTCTGGCTGAAGGAGGTGTAGAGCGTGGCGAGGCGCTGGTTGATGTCCGCCAGGCGCTTCTTGGCGGTGGCGTCGAGCTTGGCGCCCGAGCGCACGAAGTTCGTGTAGTAGTACCACGCGAGGCGCTGCTGCTCGGGGTTCAGCTTCGCCTTGTCCGGAGAGTTGTACACGGCCTCGATGCGCTGGAAGAGCTTCTCGTTCTGGTAGATTTCATCCGAGAAGGCCGCGAGCTTGGGGGCCATCTCCCGCTCGATGATCTGGAACTCGGGGCTGTTGAGCGTCGAGGCCCAGACGCCGAAGACGGTGCCGACGTCGTTGAGCGTCCGTCCGGAGTCCTCCATCGCGGCCAGGGTGTTCTCGAAGGTGGGGGCCTGCGTGTTGGCCGTGATGGCGGCGATGTCCCGGCGGTTGGCCTCCATCGCCTCTTCCAGGCCGGACCGGAACTGCGAGACGGCGAAGCGGTCAAAGGCTGGGACTCCGCCGTAGGGGCCGGTCCAGGAGGCCAGCAGGGGGTTGGTCTCCTGGGCTTTCGATTCGGATGGGCTGCTGCTCATGGCGGGGCGGCCCTCCTGGGCCGTGGTCGCGCACGCGGTGGAGAGGAGGGCGGCGACACCCGCGCTGGCGAAGAAGAACGTTCGTCTCAACGAGCTACCTCCGGTAGGAACTGCGGGAACCGGTGACCGCAGTCATCGGCAGGGTCTTTTCGCACAGGGCACGGCGCTCCGCCTCTCCTTCCCGCCAGGGCGGCGGAAGGGTGCGAAAAGACAGGCGAATGGAAGGGATGTACCGGGAGGGGGGGGCCGGGAGCGCCCGGCCGTCCCCTGGTGACGGGAGCCACCAGGGGCAGGGGGGCTCAGACGTAGAGCTGCTCGACCGCCTGGAGCTTCAGGAGCTGGCGGGCCATGTGCTGCACCTGCTCCACTTCCATGTTCCCCATGAGCTTGCGGCCCATGGTCTTCAGGTCCGTGGAGGCGTTGAGGAGGATCTGCCGCACCTGCTTGTTGGTCAGGCGGGGGTTGAGGCGGCGCATGTGGGCCACGAGCGTGCCGAGCTGGGCCACGTTCAGCCCGGCGACCATGATCTGGGTGTCCGAGCCCTCATCGGGGTTGAGCCCCACGGCCAGCAGCAGCGGGTCCACCAGCAGCGAGCGCGAGAAGCTCTCGGGGGCGGTCATCTTCAGCCCGGCCAGCTCGGCCAGCATGGGGCCCGTGTCGTGGCCGGGCACGATGGGCAGCACGTTCGCCTTGTCGTAGGCTTTGAGCACTTCCTCGTACTGGGCCCGGGTCTCCTTGCCGGGACGGCTGGCCTGGTAGTCCACGAAGGCCTGGTGGACGATGTTCATCAACTCCTGGAGCAGGGTGGCATTGTCCGCCGCCGGGGAGAACCCCAGCGTCAGGGCCATGCGCTCGCGGCGGGCAGGGACGGAGCTGGGCTCCTTCCAGAGCTCATAGGTGATGGCGCTCTCGCTGAGCACCAAGGTCAGGTTGACGACGCCCAGGCGGCCGGGGCTCTTGATGAACTTGGTCAACCGGCCCAGGACATCCTGCATGCCGGCCTGGATGCGCTGGGCCAGGGCGGCTTGGAGCTTCGCGCGGCCCTCCAGGGCCTGGCGCGCGGCATTGGAGTGCTCCCGGTCCTCCGCGGCCTTCCTCTCGCGGGGCAGCTCGGGCGCGGCCGGAGCGGGCTGCTCGCGCGCGGGGCCCTGGGGAACCGGCTTGGAGTTAGTGGACTCGCCCTGGAGCATGTCGAACCGGCCCCGGCCCTGGCCCTGGGCCTCGCGCTTGTCCAGGGAGCCCGCGCCACCCCCGGCCTGCGCCCCGACGGCGCCGCCCGACTCCATGCCATCCTGGTTCTGAAGACCCTGGGCCCCAGCGCCCTTGCTGCTGCCCGCGGACTTGCCCGCGGCGGCGCCGCCCGTGGAGCCCTTGCCCGAGCCGGGCTTCGCGGGCTCCTTGCGGACCTCCTCCTTGGCTGCGGGTGTCCGGGCCGGCGTTCCCGTCGTTCTCGCGATGATTGCCGCCTGTGCCTGTGCTGACCGGACGCTCATGTGGGGGCCTCGGAAGAGGTGCTGCGCGCGGAAGTCTACTGCAACTGGTGTTCCCACGTCTGGAGCTTCACTCCAAGTCCGTTTGAGCTCAGACTATCCGCGACGGAATCAGGCCGCCGGGGGGCGTTCGGTGACTTCGAACGTCATCCCGGCCTTTCGCAGCCGCTCGATGAGCGTGGAGCCCATGCTGGAGGCGGGGGTGAGCACACCGCCCCCGGTGGCGGGCGGGTCGAAGGCCAGGCACAGGGCGGACTGGGAGAGCATCCGGGCCGTCGCCGCGTAGCCCGGGTCGCCCTGGGAGGCCACCTTGCCCTCCAGGCGGAGCGTGCCGCCCTTCGGGGAGGTGCCCTCGCCGCGCAGCCGCACCTCGAAGAAGCCGTTCTCGCGCGCCTCGGCCGAGGGGCCCTCGCCGGGGCCCGGCAGGACGCGCTGCTCGAGCAGGCGCCGCACCGGGGTGATGCTCGCCGCCGCCATGAAGGCGCCCATTCCCGCCGTCATGCCCGCGGCGGTGAGCAGCCCCTTCACGCCGGGGGCGAAGCTGGAGGACTCCGCGTAGAAGAAGTCCCGGCCCCAGGGGTAGCCGAGCAGGGCATTGGAGCGGCGGACCACGCGCGTGTTGACGGAGGCCATCAGGAAGGGGGCCGTCCACCGGCCCAGCTCCGCGCTGTAGCGCACGCCCATCTGGTCGCGCTCCTCGCGGGTGCCCCGCCGGGGCTCCGGGTCCAGCGCGTGGGGATTGCCCATCACCCGGCGGACGGAGGGGTCCGCCGCCATCTCCTCCATCATCTGCATCATGCTCGCCAAGGTGCCCCCGCTGATGCCGCCGCGCATGCGCGTCATGTAGTAGTTCACGCGGTGGCAGTGCGTGCCGTGGCGCTCCTTCATGGCCTCCTGGAGCATCAGCACGCCCAGGTCCGAGGGGATGGAGTCGAAGCCACAGGTGTGGACGATGCGCGCGCCGCTCTTCTGGGCTTCCTCGTGGTGCGCGTCGATCATCCGGCGCATCCAGTGCACCTCGCCGGTCAAGTCACAGTAGTCCGTGCCGCTCCGGGCACAGGCCGCCACCAGCTCGTTGCCATGGCGGGCGTAGGGGCCCACGGTGGAGATGACCACGCGCGTGCGCGCCACCATCGCATCCAGCGAGGCGGCGTTCCGGGCGTCCGCGAGGACGATGGGGAGGTTGGCGCTCGAGGCATTGAGGGCGCCCAGCGACGCGCGGACCTGCTCCAGCCGGGTGCGGTCCCGGCCCGCCAGCGCCCACGTGGCGCCGTGGGTGTCCTGGGTCTTGGAGAGGTACTCGGCGACGAGGCGTCCGGTGAACCCGGTGGCGCCCCAGAGGATGATGTCGAACTCGGTTTTCTCGGATTTGGGCATGGCCAGGCCGCGATC from Stigmatella aurantiaca encodes:
- a CDS encoding serine/threonine protein kinase — encoded protein: MDTAFPEKLPPGTIIGSWQVVSGAGRGAYGAVYRAVLEGQEAAGWVALKVALRSREERFEREAEVLSRILHPGVPRLLARGEWTGGRWRVPHPYLVMEWVEGLPLYQWAWECSPSSRQVLWLLAQLCRALQAIHAAQCLHRDVKGANVLVGANGKASLVDFGSGTYPEAPPLTEAPLAPGTRPYRSPQALRHAAAHAWDGARYQAGPEDDVYALGVTAYRMVTGVYPSQEEDPAVGQGTRQEAQPVRQPPHLRVRWIIPELSALIERMLAESPSERGSARELADALEAAAARAGPEADCSLETSAGFRPVVAVVPEPLGWRTPLRAGLIGAVLACLVIGLSTQRVSEHSWPTPPEAEQPDAGTVGLADASVPPEALAAAARAEDAPLPEELVALEMPKQPFAGQKRPPCKPHRETEIRGGCWAALLNAQSPCEDDGYEWAGKCFLPVKARPRPDTSNYP
- a CDS encoding FmdE family protein codes for the protein MSASPRLLPALVLLSALGCAGSPHAPALRPEALSRVAAVHGGAGPWAVAGYRMGQYALQHLGLPAGSFDLEVLHHSPPQVQFACIADGAAAATGASLGKLNLSLAEVARPDGTATAFRNRATGQSVTLKPAARFFERYLNVPREHLADAGGEVLTLPEAEVFEVVATP
- a CDS encoding methyltransferase, translating into MNPSPPPPAQLLVDLGFGFILSGALAAVTQLGVADRLAEGPKHPQVLAKELGADARSLFRLLRLLASVNVFVEDAEGRFGLTPAADLLRSQVPGSLRDAVLMLTQKVFWLPAGELAETVRTGQTPFDRIFGKPFFDYLAGDAAEAATFHQGMSSLSDLENGPIAHSYDFSPFQRVVDVGGGHGGFLIEALRATPSLRGVLFDHAHVLSGSRIASAGLSDRCEQAVGDFFQTVPAGADVYVLKRILHDWGDEVCVNILRNCRSAMKPGGRVLVIDTVIPPGNGPHGGKVLDVMMMASLPGRERTEEDFRKLFALAGLRLSRIISTPTALSITEAVAA
- a CDS encoding ATP-grasp domain-containing protein translates to MNFVFVSPQFPPHFYLFVQALREQGFKVLGIGDAPYDSLRPELRDALQEYFYTPNLTDTDAMLRAVGYFTWKHGLVHRIESLNESWLAVEATLREHFNVPGLRPPDIARLRTKFGMAQVFRSANIPHPLCERAVDGPQVKAFAQRAGYPVVIKPDVGVGAVRTFKLSSDAEVDATIIQPLADAVVQNFVRGQIFTYDGFVDPQGRVVFAISHQYLDGIMEVVNEVRDSAFWTLREMPQELEAIGRKTLAALGLRERWFHLEFFRGEDGRFLVLEANLRPPGATMTDTMNYACDVDVYRLWARMLTGETMDGVRIEAHYHAGHITRRHANRHYRLSREEFISRLGENLILFGETPPAYRVNLGDEMYLVRYKSLDQLREAISWAHAQVD
- a CDS encoding sterol desaturase family protein, translating into MQWAIDALHTVPLGYAAGLFLLQNVGVFALAVMLGEGLVRRFAHRRVAPEALALQPQELVLAGVCVLLNSAVTFAGLLLWRQGWIRFRLDTGPRVLVDLVVLVGVMDLAMYWMHRAAHSRWLYGWLHAAHHRYTRARPLTLFVMNPLEVLGFGTLWLALCVAYEASWLAMMLYLVFNTVWGVLGHLGVEPFPDGWVRWPGARAVATTTFHARHHLDLAHHYGFYTVVWDRLFGTLAPDYEASFARPQPAGVSPPEHAPRRWPRAVDPGSCSAPGTSHPPG
- a CDS encoding Kelch repeat-containing protein; the encoded protein is MLSLNAQAGTWSATSPAPMPYAAEAILRLSGTGEAMTIWAGFVQRYNPYTDTWRITSPMCPPGMCSNPMLTEFPSGKVLAISMAPGRMGGEVRLSTYAPETDQWTYLTQGFKVYRRDPAITLLPSGRALATGGYNYSEIPQATALSSAEEFDPVTETWTLLPGKMLTARSNHTATVLYSGKVLVTGGLTSDRQPLASAELYDPATGTWTAAGTLSHPRERHQAIRLGSGHVMVLSGQDNSTQTAVDIYDPYNQRWYAGPALPFAQPSSATLLTTHEVLVTNNSGQAALYSPSQNAWQLEPSPPSSYLRPAVLLYTGQVFFMPGDQPGAVRYTR
- a CDS encoding M3 family metallopeptidase, whose translation is MSSSPSESKAQETNPLLASWTGPYGGVPAFDRFAVSQFRSGLEEAMEANRRDIAAITANTQAPTFENTLAAMEDSGRTLNDVGTVFGVWASTLNSPEFQIIEREMAPKLAAFSDEIYQNEKLFQRIEAVYNSPDKAKLNPEQQRLAWYYYTNFVRSGAKLDATAKKRLADINQRLATLYTSFSQNVLADEEGYAVILETEADLAGLSSSIRDAAAAAAEARGQKGKWAITNTRSSMEPFLTYSTRRDLREKVWRNYVNRGDNGDARDNNALITEILQLRAERAKLLGYPTHAHWRLENAMAKTPERATALMEAVWPAAVARVREEVADMQAIANKEGTKLKIAPWDYRFYAEKVRKAKYDLDENEVKPYLQLEKLREGMFWVAGELFGFTFSPVSDVPVYHPDVRVWEVKDKASGKHVGLWYFDPYARAGKRSGAWMNAYRNQERFKGDITTIVSNNSNFLKGNPGEPVLISWEDASTLFHEFGHALHGLSSNVTYPSLSGTSVARDYVEFPSQLLEHWLSTPEVLNRYALHYQTGKPIPPELVAKIDKASTFNQGFATVEYLSSALVDMKLHTAGDQKIDPDAFERDTLKKLGMPEEIVMRHRTPQFGHIFSGDGYSAGYYSYLWSDTLTADAYEAFTQGKGPYDSDVAARLRKNVFSAGNTVDPAEAYRVFRGKDAGIQALMRKRGFPVPK